In Leptospira saintgironsiae, one genomic interval encodes:
- a CDS encoding ABC transporter permease subunit, which yields MLEEAKRFLIFAVFLSAISVFFSQLRSLNKEFLEADSGIQVQDSLVKSTNTGFAEEYFQFWKGLVSFDLGETESGDPVLSHILSRFWPTLHLAGFAVLTGTFFSVFLALVSLLPRFGFVGEVFGFISQLIVSTPVFVVSVFLLVFFFLILGWLPPGGYEPGNTAYVILPGIALGSRVFARLFIFAHQLAGTEKKSAYTNVLKARGYSENRILFRHILLKVSPVLLILILLDLSSLLSGAIVVEEIFFFPGIGKSMYHAIRTMDSALLSALLFYSGIVFYILTRVSERVRDSLLGWEAGAA from the coding sequence TTGTTAGAAGAAGCGAAACGCTTTTTGATCTTTGCGGTTTTTCTTTCCGCGATTTCAGTATTTTTCTCCCAACTCAGATCTCTAAATAAGGAATTTTTAGAGGCAGATTCTGGGATCCAAGTTCAGGATTCCTTAGTTAAATCGACTAACACTGGTTTTGCGGAAGAATATTTTCAGTTTTGGAAAGGACTGGTCAGTTTTGATCTAGGAGAAACTGAATCTGGAGATCCTGTACTTTCTCATATTCTCTCCAGATTTTGGCCAACATTACATTTGGCAGGATTTGCAGTTTTAACAGGCACATTCTTTTCTGTTTTTTTGGCCTTGGTTTCTCTTCTTCCTCGTTTTGGCTTTGTAGGAGAAGTTTTCGGATTTATCAGCCAACTTATCGTATCTACTCCAGTATTCGTAGTTTCTGTTTTTCTGTTAGTATTTTTTTTTCTGATACTGGGCTGGCTTCCTCCTGGTGGGTACGAACCTGGGAATACGGCTTATGTGATCCTGCCTGGAATTGCATTGGGATCTAGAGTATTCGCTAGACTTTTTATTTTTGCTCATCAATTGGCGGGCACAGAAAAAAAATCTGCTTATACAAATGTTCTAAAAGCGAGAGGATATTCAGAAAATAGAATATTATTCCGACATATTCTACTCAAAGTTTCTCCTGTGCTTCTAATCTTGATCTTGTTAGACTTAAGCTCTTTACTTTCAGGAGCAATCGTAGTCGAGGAGATTTTCTTTTTTCCCGGGATTGGAAAATCCATGTATCATGCGATTAGAACCATGGATTCAGCGTTACTTTCTGCACTTTTGTTTTATAGTGGGATAGTGTTTTATATCCTGACTAGAGTTTCTGAAAGAGTAAGAGACAGTCTTTTAGGTTGGGAGGCGGGCGCCGCTTGA
- a CDS encoding ABC transporter permease, with protein sequence MKTLNLLRYGTISLYLVLVIFGILFKAAPTELNLKESFLPPSFDFPFGKDRLGRDVFSMFAYGSLATFLFAFPARVLTLAVASLIGLVSYTSPFFKKNIFSPLSSVFVSLPSLLLALLVVQVFGAGPIPLFLAIVLGDWAQAYETVRAKIDEVSTSGYALAASCFGASKSYVFRAHLLPQAFQILRVLLFTGLPAVVMTLAIFGFLGISAGGEVFGPGLGEQIAFSKDYAQNAPWSLVFPTLGILGLVMTVGGKRS encoded by the coding sequence TTGAAAACTCTAAACCTGCTTCGTTACGGCACAATTTCCCTATATCTAGTTTTAGTTATATTCGGAATATTATTCAAAGCCGCTCCTACAGAATTGAACTTAAAGGAATCCTTTCTTCCTCCTTCTTTTGATTTTCCATTCGGTAAAGATAGATTGGGAAGAGATGTGTTCTCCATGTTTGCATATGGAAGTTTAGCCACTTTCTTATTTGCATTTCCTGCGAGAGTCCTTACATTAGCAGTAGCTTCTTTGATCGGATTGGTATCTTATACCAGCCCATTCTTTAAGAAGAATATATTCTCTCCCTTGTCTTCTGTGTTTGTTTCTCTACCTTCTTTACTTTTAGCTCTACTTGTAGTTCAGGTTTTTGGAGCAGGGCCTATCCCTTTATTCTTAGCAATCGTGCTTGGAGATTGGGCACAGGCTTATGAAACGGTTCGAGCTAAAATAGACGAGGTAAGTACAAGCGGATATGCGCTAGCTGCTTCTTGTTTTGGAGCGAGTAAGTCTTATGTTTTTCGGGCACATCTTCTTCCTCAGGCATTTCAAATATTGAGAGTACTTTTATTTACGGGACTTCCAGCTGTTGTGATGACTCTTGCAATATTCGGATTTTTAGGAATTTCTGCAGGCGGAGAAGTATTTGGTCCAGGTCTTGGAGAACAAATTGCGTTTTCTAAAGATTATGCGCAAAATGCTCCTTGGTCTTTAGTGTTTCCTACACTAGGGATTTTAGGTTTAGTAATGACTGTAGGAGGAAAACGTTCTTGA
- a CDS encoding PEGA domain-containing protein: protein MKLLFFRKVFAFILLICLSPLFVGTPTYAIDEYYRLPEYSSAEKIRFEKERKLCIFPLRNLSGDTSLDFYSSGYASVLYSGLKSLVQIYDESLIPKSIQHPFGPNPSEVKPNLREGEWDYKGLEKLKKEELSLNVSRDPRYLTLKVQPYEAETAPDEGFLIPISRKYDCFYSTYGEFEKKGEEIRINIRLRSSKDGSKKEFSHKTSVRRSYQELNPVIEEIRKTLLGKHTKALSVKTGNQYDSLVFLDGNYIGKTPLKRNDVLSGIHDIRITKNGYSEWIGQVDLRESAKDLDITLEKDKKEGFLSADSDPQGAKVYLGSEYLGITPLVKVPVKVGWNRLRFVLADHVDQFKGVEIKKGEVSEIKAKFKEGESVSYYRNKKYLFLDHTYDDFAIYSLYGSLFFYAGYYYFNLRADQALENARPMVQITNFAALQELQQSSPNTQTFALSYFYQESIYNDAKNKSDYFRSISGRFGKHQGIHGGLMLYGIGTMLLLSATFYALGLDSETLEVGVAPVKTMPTFVRGIEGQYETESYAKFNMRF, encoded by the coding sequence TTGAAACTGTTATTCTTCCGAAAGGTATTCGCTTTTATTTTACTGATCTGTTTGTCCCCTTTATTCGTTGGAACTCCAACTTATGCGATAGATGAGTATTATCGCCTTCCCGAATATTCTTCTGCTGAGAAGATACGGTTCGAGAAGGAAAGAAAACTTTGTATTTTTCCACTTAGGAATTTATCCGGAGATACTTCTTTGGATTTTTATTCTTCAGGATATGCTTCTGTTCTATATTCTGGTTTAAAATCTTTAGTTCAGATCTATGACGAATCTTTAATCCCTAAATCTATCCAACATCCTTTTGGTCCAAATCCGTCTGAAGTTAAACCGAATTTAAGAGAAGGGGAATGGGATTACAAAGGTCTTGAAAAATTAAAGAAAGAAGAACTTTCTTTAAACGTTTCGAGGGATCCTAGATATCTAACTTTAAAAGTTCAGCCTTACGAAGCAGAAACTGCTCCTGATGAGGGTTTTCTGATCCCAATCTCCAGAAAATACGACTGTTTTTACTCTACTTACGGCGAATTTGAGAAGAAGGGAGAAGAAATCCGAATTAATATCCGGCTGAGATCTTCTAAAGACGGATCTAAAAAAGAATTCTCTCATAAAACTAGTGTTAGGCGATCTTACCAAGAATTAAATCCAGTTATTGAAGAAATTCGCAAAACACTTTTAGGAAAACATACTAAAGCACTTTCTGTCAAAACTGGGAACCAATACGATTCGCTTGTATTTTTAGATGGGAATTATATAGGTAAAACTCCTTTAAAAAGAAATGATGTTCTTTCTGGGATACACGATATCCGCATCACTAAAAACGGATATTCTGAATGGATCGGCCAAGTGGACTTAAGAGAGTCTGCTAAAGATCTGGATATTACATTAGAAAAAGATAAAAAAGAAGGTTTTCTCTCTGCAGATTCTGATCCTCAAGGCGCCAAAGTATATTTAGGTTCAGAATATTTAGGAATTACTCCTCTCGTAAAAGTTCCTGTCAAGGTAGGTTGGAACAGATTGAGATTCGTTTTAGCTGATCATGTAGATCAATTCAAAGGAGTTGAGATCAAAAAAGGAGAAGTTTCCGAGATCAAGGCTAAATTCAAAGAAGGAGAATCTGTTTCTTATTATAGGAACAAAAAGTATTTATTTTTAGATCATACCTACGATGACTTCGCGATCTATTCACTTTACGGAAGTTTATTCTTTTATGCAGGATACTATTATTTCAATTTAAGAGCTGACCAAGCTTTAGAAAATGCAAGGCCTATGGTTCAGATTACAAATTTTGCAGCTCTTCAAGAATTGCAACAATCCTCTCCTAATACCCAAACATTTGCTCTTTCTTATTTTTATCAGGAAAGTATCTATAATGATGCTAAGAACAAGTCTGATTATTTCAGATCTATCTCCGGAAGATTCGGAAAACACCAAGGCATTCATGGTGGACTCATGTTGTACGGGATCGGTACGATGCTTTTATTATCTGCGACGTTTTATGCTCTTGGATTAGATTCTGAAACCTTAGAAGTAGGAGTGGCTCCAGTGAAAACAATGCCTACATTCGTAAGAGGTATAGAAGGACAGTATGAAACAGAGTCTTACGCAAAATTTAATATGAGATTTTGA
- a CDS encoding glutamate ligase domain-containing protein: MSNPDFLEFGSKLTNLEKTRNFNVFGDYSLDPFRNLVDSHGWRNRKKERLRISVVGTNGKGSVSHFLAGSFSNLGYKTGLYTSPHLFDPKERIRLSPNFDPITEEDLKEISNILFTDGNSEELSFLSWFEWFTLGSFVLFEKKDIAVQVYEAGLGGRLDATKLADSDVLVVCAIGEDHKAVLGNTKDAILKEKLGIVSERTKIVFALEPEPSLLKILKEFCSEKKLELYLYPSLPEGRSYLDHNQEYVKFIVHRLEEIISKNKIGIERTEKAITKPLPRPPGRLEIISNSPFVVFDPAHNPDAIRVTLASLQSAFPGKRFSILAGFLPDKEGESMAEKLLDYTKTQNSNLYFLDSKEFKLPEGYGPFSILPEKLSEILKPSDKEEGILVLGSFRLYSYIKISY, encoded by the coding sequence ATGTCTAACCCAGATTTTTTAGAATTCGGATCCAAATTAACCAATTTAGAGAAGACCAGGAATTTTAATGTATTTGGGGATTATTCTCTGGATCCATTCCGTAATCTTGTCGATTCACATGGCTGGAGAAATCGAAAAAAAGAAAGACTTAGGATCTCAGTGGTAGGTACAAACGGAAAAGGCTCCGTTTCTCACTTTTTAGCGGGAAGTTTTTCCAATCTAGGATATAAAACAGGTTTATATACTTCTCCCCATTTATTCGATCCAAAAGAAAGGATCCGCCTCAGCCCGAATTTTGACCCGATAACCGAAGAAGATCTAAAAGAGATTTCTAATATACTGTTTACTGATGGCAATTCAGAGGAACTTTCCTTTTTATCTTGGTTTGAATGGTTTACTTTAGGCTCTTTCGTTTTATTCGAAAAAAAGGATATTGCAGTCCAAGTATATGAGGCAGGTCTCGGAGGAAGATTAGATGCCACGAAACTGGCTGACTCTGACGTACTTGTAGTATGCGCTATCGGAGAAGATCATAAGGCTGTTTTAGGAAATACAAAAGATGCAATCCTAAAGGAGAAGTTAGGAATAGTTTCCGAAAGAACTAAGATAGTATTTGCGTTAGAACCGGAACCTTCTCTCTTAAAAATACTGAAAGAATTTTGTTCCGAAAAAAAATTAGAACTATATCTTTATCCTTCCTTACCGGAAGGAAGATCTTATTTAGATCATAACCAAGAATACGTAAAATTTATTGTACATAGATTAGAAGAGATCATTTCAAAAAACAAAATCGGGATCGAAAGAACGGAAAAAGCAATTACAAAACCTCTCCCCAGGCCACCTGGTAGATTAGAAATTATATCCAATTCTCCATTTGTCGTATTTGATCCGGCTCATAATCCAGATGCAATCAGAGTCACTCTTGCTTCTTTGCAATCTGCATTTCCAGGAAAAAGATTCTCTATCTTAGCTGGATTTTTACCGGACAAAGAAGGAGAGTCAATGGCGGAAAAACTTTTGGATTATACAAAAACCCAAAACTCAAATTTGTATTTTTTAGATTCAAAAGAATTCAAACTTCCAGAAGGATATGGGCCCTTCTCGATACTTCCAGAAAAACTTTCAGAAATACTAAAACCTTCAGATAAGGAAGAAGGCATATTAGTACTTGGAAGTTTTAGATTGTATTCTTATATCAAAATCTCATATTAA
- the aroE gene encoding shikimate dehydrogenase, translating into MKIFRDSSKYFGIVGQPLSHTLSPLLHSSWYEDLSLDCGYLVFPVETLEKKELLSLSKFGVRGLSVTIPHKESAFLLADKTDQTSQTVKASNTLVFENGSISAYNTDGIGAVRSIQESFPESLKGKVLLIGSGGSARGISFTLLKEAGVKDLTIAARNSKTSEELIGLLSNISSAKIQSSDLNEVQKNFSEYSLVIHTTPLGMKGKDPGPAIPESCFTEGQVVFDIVYNPLETPLVLGAKKKGANIVPGTEMLLYQAVEQFRLFTGVSLSPELIEKGRYRLLKALGYT; encoded by the coding sequence TTGAAAATCTTTCGAGACAGCTCAAAATACTTCGGAATCGTAGGCCAGCCCTTATCTCATACCTTATCACCCTTACTACATAGCTCATGGTATGAAGACCTGAGTCTGGACTGCGGATATTTGGTTTTTCCAGTGGAAACTTTGGAAAAAAAGGAACTTCTTTCTTTGTCCAAGTTCGGAGTCAGAGGTTTATCAGTCACAATTCCTCATAAGGAATCTGCGTTCCTTCTCGCAGACAAAACAGACCAGACTTCCCAAACAGTTAAAGCAAGTAACACTTTAGTTTTTGAGAACGGATCGATTAGCGCGTATAATACGGACGGAATCGGTGCAGTTCGATCTATCCAAGAATCATTTCCTGAAAGTTTAAAAGGAAAAGTTCTATTGATCGGAAGTGGAGGAAGCGCTCGCGGAATTTCTTTCACATTATTGAAAGAAGCTGGTGTGAAAGATCTTACTATCGCAGCAAGAAATTCCAAAACCTCCGAAGAATTAATTGGACTACTCTCTAATATTTCTTCCGCAAAGATCCAATCCTCGGATCTAAACGAAGTTCAAAAGAATTTTTCAGAATATTCTCTGGTCATTCATACAACTCCTCTCGGAATGAAAGGAAAAGATCCAGGACCAGCTATTCCAGAGTCTTGTTTTACAGAAGGACAAGTTGTATTCGATATAGTTTATAACCCATTGGAAACTCCCTTGGTTTTAGGGGCTAAGAAGAAGGGTGCGAATATTGTACCTGGGACAGAAATGCTTCTCTACCAAGCAGTAGAACAATTTAGATTATTCACAGGTGTGAGCTTAAGTCCTGAGCTAATAGAAAAAGGAAGATATCGACTATTAAAAGCCCTCGGATATACCTGA
- a CDS encoding glycosyltransferase family 2 protein: MMLPISACIITLNEEDNIERCLSSLDFVNEIIVLDSGSKDRTESIAKQKGAKVVLRKFDDYVSQKNHVISLAVNPWILTLDADEELSPGLKEEIKSLFKNGEPEEDGFIIPRLTMYMGKWIRHGGWYPNYRARLFLSSKGKFVGGKVHEAVELSGKRKKLKHPVFHYSYENLFDHVSFINRYSELAATEKFGKGKRSGLILALLEAGYKSFWMYFVRLGFLDGRRGLILAIMGFYYNFLKYAKVFEMTLAEKQKKK, encoded by the coding sequence TTGATGTTACCAATCTCAGCCTGTATCATCACATTAAACGAAGAAGATAATATCGAAAGATGTCTATCTTCTCTAGATTTCGTAAACGAGATCATAGTTTTAGATTCCGGTTCTAAAGATAGAACCGAAAGTATCGCAAAACAAAAGGGAGCCAAGGTAGTTCTCCGAAAGTTTGATGATTACGTTTCTCAAAAAAACCATGTAATCTCTTTAGCCGTAAATCCTTGGATACTCACTCTGGATGCAGACGAAGAACTTTCTCCAGGCCTAAAAGAAGAGATCAAAAGTTTATTCAAGAATGGAGAACCGGAAGAAGACGGATTTATAATCCCAAGGCTTACAATGTACATGGGGAAATGGATCCGACACGGGGGCTGGTATCCAAATTATAGAGCCAGATTATTCTTAAGCTCCAAAGGCAAATTTGTGGGCGGAAAGGTCCATGAAGCAGTGGAATTATCCGGAAAAAGGAAAAAGTTAAAACATCCTGTATTCCATTATTCTTACGAAAATCTATTCGATCATGTTAGCTTTATCAATCGATACTCTGAACTTGCTGCTACTGAAAAATTCGGAAAAGGAAAACGTAGCGGTTTAATCTTAGCTCTATTAGAAGCGGGATATAAATCCTTTTGGATGTATTTTGTAAGATTAGGATTTTTGGACGGAAGAAGAGGACTGATCCTCGCAATTATGGGCTTCTATTATAATTTTCTAAAATACGCAAAAGTATTCGAAATGACTTTGGCGGAAAAACAAAAGAAGAAATAA
- a CDS encoding histidine kinase, with the protein MGQEIRDISDNIRLTVEDGRILSLKTHRITRSVEEHIQQAIELILDKVTYPTLVPTIYTIVKELSINACKANQKRIFFEEKGYDIENPIQYKKGVSEYKQLFSESMAEEYGNKSKKKGYFCLISFDYSMDGIRVEVTNNTPVTIEEEKSLREKLEKGMQYGDIAQFYLDNADNTEGAGLGLALILIMLKGEGIDPSFFRIIIRKDVTIARLEVPLSSNFKSVRDQDFSRA; encoded by the coding sequence ATGGGTCAGGAAATCCGGGATATATCAGACAATATCCGGCTTACGGTGGAGGACGGAAGAATCCTCTCTTTAAAGACCCATCGGATCACCAGATCGGTAGAGGAACATATCCAACAAGCGATCGAGCTTATCTTGGATAAAGTCACTTATCCCACCCTTGTTCCAACGATTTACACTATCGTAAAAGAATTATCGATCAACGCCTGCAAGGCAAATCAAAAAAGGATATTCTTCGAGGAAAAAGGATACGATATAGAAAATCCGATCCAGTACAAAAAAGGAGTCTCCGAATATAAGCAATTATTCTCCGAAAGTATGGCGGAAGAATACGGAAACAAATCCAAAAAGAAGGGATATTTCTGTCTGATCTCATTCGATTATTCCATGGACGGAATTCGGGTAGAAGTCACAAACAATACTCCAGTCACCATAGAAGAAGAAAAATCCCTCCGCGAAAAATTAGAAAAAGGAATGCAGTACGGAGACATTGCTCAATTCTATTTAGATAACGCTGACAATACGGAAGGAGCCGGATTGGGACTTGCACTTATATTAATCATGCTAAAAGGAGAAGGTATCGATCCTTCTTTTTTCAGGATCATCATCCGCAAAGACGTAACCATCGCCAGATTGGAAGTTCCTCTTTCGTCTAATTTTAAATCCGTAAGAGACCAGGATTTTTCCCGCGCTTGA